The DNA window TGGCCGAGCGCGTCGATCATCTGGTTGGCCTCGGCGCGGTCGAACGTCCAGCCGAGCCCCGTGTCGGCGAACGGGTCGAACGGCGGCACCGTGTCGCGGAGCCCGCCGACGGCGTGCACCACGGGCACGGTGCCGTACGCCATGGCGTACAGCTGGTTCAGCCCGCACGGCTCGAACCGCGACGGCATGAGGATGACGTCGGCGCCCGCGGTGATGCGGTGCGCCAGCGGCACCGAGAACCCCACCCACCCGCGCACCTTGTCGTGGTGCTCGGACTCGAACCGCCGCAGCATCTCCTCCAGGTCCGGCCGCCCCGTGCCCAGCATCACCAGCTGCACGTCCTGCCCGGCGATCCACGGCATCGCGTCGCCGATGATGTCCACGCCCTTCTGGTGGTCCAGCCGACCGATGAACCCGATCAGCGGCACGTCGTCGCGGACCTGCAGGCCCAGCTGCCGCTGTAGCGCCGCCTTGCACTGCCGCTTGCCGGTGTCCAGCGTCTCGAACGTGTAGTTGGTGTAGCCGTCGGACTGCAGGTGCACGTCGACCTCGGGGTTCCATTCGGCCATGTCGATGCCGTTCACGATGCCGTGCAGCTTCCAGTCGTTGTTGTTTATTATCTCGTGAAGGCCCCAACCACCGTCCATTGTCTTCAGCTCCCATAGATACCCATGGCTGACGGTGACCACACGGTCAGCCATCTTCAGGCCAGCAGCAAACACATTGCTGTGCTCACCGCCGACGGGGTCGTACAGTCTGAAATGATCGATGTAGTGCTCAGGCAAGTCCATCGTGGCGAAGTCATCCACAGGACCACGACCCTGAAAGAGGAAGGCCAGAGATATTAAAAGGGATCCCCAACAAATTTTCCCCCAACAAATTAAAAGGGATCAGCATCAAATTATGTCCATGGGAATCAATCAAGTGACAAAATCAGATTGAATTACATTGCCAGAAgcaattctaaaaaaaatagagatctAAACTTCAAAGTCTATACCACTCCGATACAGGGGTTCAGTATCATTCAAGAAGCAAAATCAATATCCAGTTCAACTTCATGAGAACTATATAGGTgtcataagtaaataaataaagctgACCTATATTTCCTACGTATAGAGCAAAATACCAAGGTGCACTCTGCTGTTTTTTAGTACACTATTCTTAACTGAATTTCGTacttatctgatttttttctcaaattacTTATCTGAATATCAGGTTTAAATTGCATGCCCCTCACTAAGATAACGAGAAACACTTGAAAAATACATGCCTGAGCATTTCACTTGAAAATAAGTACACCAGTGGCTCAAATAGCCCCAacgaatttaaattgcaggaTAAGATTAGGTGAAAACCTGATGAGCAATGTTGTGTATCACAAGAACAGAGCGAGTATACTGCATCAAGCCATTGTCTCGGTAATATGCCTTCAAATATACGGGTAAAAGTGCAGTATGCCAATCATTTGCAATGAAGACTAGATTGCCATCACCATAGACCGTACCACCACACGGAGCATACCAAGGAACCTGCAAATGTTTCATTGGatgaaaattgtttatttatttacaggTGTGCAAACTAAATTTTACGAGAAAATACCATCAGGCTCATTCATCTCATAAATTAAAAACAGAAATGGACCATTTTGTATCATCTGTTCTTGTGTTTGCTATGATGAAGTGGTTGATGAGGTGCACGAACAGCTTGACGCAAGACATTCAGATATATATGGACTGGCCAACTGTTGTACTAAATTCTAATTGTGAATTGTACTAAGAACTGTAATCTGTAGATgagtaaatttatatagtactAGCAGTAAAATGGGAGTTTACCTCAACAGCAGCTTTGCAAAACAGAATCATGCGCTTCAAAACATCCTGCCatcaaatgataaaattgcacaaaaaatatttacataagcTTTAAGAAGCACTCAGTTGTAAGTCAAGCAACCTATAGCAAATTGAAGCTTACAAATCTTTCTCCTCCATAAATATCATTGTGCCGGTGCCGGAAAGGAGGGGCCTCTAGAAACACAAAATCAACACCATCGATAAAAGCATGAAAGTAATTCACTTCTGAATCCTGAAAACcaaacacaggaaaaaaaaattatagcagCTTGTTGTTGGCAGATGTGGATAGCTCGAAATGATATGATCTTTAGAGATGTTTTACAAAAATCTCCTTCTCAGATTCTTTATAGAATTATTTGCTGCCTTCTGCAGTGGAAGATGTTGAAGGATGGTGAACAAAGTGAGCTGGACAGATGGATTGGCGCTCTACAACGGATTGTGAGACTCCAGGATGTCTTTAGAGCAGGGATTGGCTGAATTTTAGATGATGTTGTGTTGTTTTACCAGATTTTCAGAGACCTTTGATATGTTTTAGTGTCAGCTCTCTTTTAGTTCGTGTGGCTTTTGGGTTTGATGTAAAACCGGTATCCCCGGTAAACTCCTTGTTACTTGTTTCGTGCGGCTTTAATGAAAAGCAGGGCTGAATAAgccttttatcaaaaaaaaaaaaaacattgcatACTAACTGCTTTTGTTTCCTTACCTGTCCAGCTACCCTGTAACGTCTGCGTACACCTAAATCCTTGGCTTCTGCATACTCTCCATATCTTGGTATCACAACCTACAAGTGAAGAGATACCTGCTCATATATGGGTCATCGATCTCAAGAATATGAGCTATCGATTTaaagaatttaaaatgttATCTTGATAATTGGCATCCATCTCAAGCATGCTAAATCAAAcagcaaaaaaatcattatctaACAAGATAAGTTTCCACACTTTTGTCCTTTGTGTGTCACTAAATATAATAGCTGACGGAGACAACCAGGATACCCTTTGAGGATTGTTTTCCATAATGCACAGCCAAAATAATAGAATGATAATTCAGAGTTCCGACTATTattatcttgaaaaaaaagagttctCACAGTTACTCTAGCACATCAGTCTATAACAAAGAAAGTGCCACTCAACATCGTGGGTTGAATATGTTTTCTTTAACCCTACATTGTGGATTGAATATGTACTTGTACTATGAATTGTTCATCGTTTCTAGGACGCTTAACaagaaaaagtaaaagagTGTGTACCATAACACGATGTCCTCTTCTTGCCAGAGCCTTGGGCAAAGCACCAACAACATCTCCAAGACCACCTTCACATGATAGCAGTTGTTAGAGGGAACATTGCACAAAAGCTTAAAACTATATGTCTGATTGCGCATGCTCAAAAAGGAGAAATAAGTCAAGTCCATGTGTTTATGCATACCTGTTTTACAAAAGGGGGAACATTCAGAAGCCACCACGATGACATTCATCACATTTACCCCTGCCAATGGTCCGGATTCCTTGTTCTCAATGTCATCTGCAGAGCTTGCAGCTTCTACATCTACACCAGGATCAGCCTTAGCATCCAATGGTCCAGTAACACCAACGTCCTCCTTATCGCCCATTGCAGACTTCGACTCTGCAACTTGTGCATTACCATCAGCTTCAGCCTTGGAGGCAGGAACTGACGGCCCAACTTTGGGTTTGGAAACTGGTGCATCAGATTTGCTAGGACTACTCCCAAGCGCCCCATTCTGCTTGGGTGATGAAACTGAATCCTCGACATCATCACCCTGAATACAGATGCACCACCACTCGATCAGCATCAGCAGCAAAGCTAAGCATTTAAGCAATGCAGAGTTGCAGacttgaaaaatgaaatgtCACACTCATCAGCTCGCTAGATTAAACAACCCATTGACTTATCAGAGTAGTGAACATGGCTCAACATGTAACCGCGCTATTTGCAGTAACTAATTACACGTTCTAGCACGCATGCTATattcaaactactaaaaaaaattaaaatgatgcGGTCTAAAAGGCTGAAACACGTGGGCTAACAGTTTGAAGATTGGttctaaaaaaatggaggaaagTATCAACCTTGGCCGTGCTGCCCTTCACAGCGACCGCCTTGGAGCTCCCCGCTGGCTTGGCCTTCCCGGCGCCATCCTCACCACCGGCGGCCGAGGCCGAGCACACCACCGCTCCGTCCCGAACCAAACCCGGCCGCGCCCAATGCAACCGCAGCCCCGTGCCACCGAACGAGCCCACGGAACCGCTCACCCTGCCCCACCTGCGCCTCGGCGAAGAGGAGGTTGCTGAGGAGGAGCCAGCAAGCAAGTGaaaggccgccggcgaggaagcGATTGCCCCCGACATGGGATCCGGCCGTGCTCCTGCTCCCCTTACGCGGCCAAGGTAAgctagcggcggcgcgcgcgcacgaGGTGAATTAAGCGGCGGGGAGAAGATCTGGCGGAGGTGTGGCTGATGTTACCGCCCCACGCCCCTCGGTGGTCCCGGGgccggaggaggtggaggtggaggcccAGCTACCGACGGGCGGGCGAGAGTGGCCGAGGTGGGTCGTGTGGAGCTCGGAATCCGAGAGGGTGGAGACGACgacaagaggagagagagagagagagattggaGGGAAGGCAAACGGCTCGCTCTTCTTGTACCGCAGTTTTTCATGATattttcctctattttttaattttctgacAAGTGGATCCCACGTTGTAAATGGCCGCGTCTGATTGGTTGCCGGTACCAGTGTGGGCCCTGGAAGGGGCATGGGAAAACAAGATTGGGTTTTGTTTGACTGGTTGTGGGTCCTAGCATTGGGTGGGGCTCATTTGTCAGGCAGAGAGGAGATGGTGCCGGAAGGTTCTTGGACCCAATGCGGTGGTTGTCGACTTAGCCGAAGCAGGTAAATACAGCGGGCTACGTATTTCTAGCCCGCTATCATATGAACTTTAGACATATAGACATATGTATGTTAGGTga is part of the Oryza brachyantha chromosome 2, ObraRS2, whole genome shotgun sequence genome and encodes:
- the LOC102722184 gene encoding soluble starch synthase 2-2, chloroplastic/amyloplastic encodes the protein MSGAIASSPAAFHLLAGSSSATSSSPRRRWGRVSGSVGSFGGTGLRLHWARPGLVRDGAVVCSASAAGGEDGAGKAKPAGSSKAVAVKGSTAKGDDVEDSVSSPKQNGALGSSPSKSDAPVSKPKVGPSVPASKAEADGNAQVAESKSAMGDKEDVGVTGPLDAKADPGVDVEAASSADDIENKESGPLAGVNVMNVIVVASECSPFCKTGGLGDVVGALPKALARRGHRVMVVIPRYGEYAEAKDLGVRRRYRVAGQDSEVNYFHAFIDGVDFVFLEAPPFRHRHNDIYGGERFDVLKRMILFCKAAVEVPWYAPCGGTVYGDGNLVFIANDWHTALLPVYLKAYYRDNGLMQYTRSVLVIHNIAHQGRGPVDDFATMDLPEHYIDHFRLYDPVGGEHSNVFAAGLKMADRVVTVSHGYLWELKTMDGGWGLHEIINNNDWKLHGIVNGIDMAEWNPEVDVHLQSDGYTNYTFETLDTGKRQCKAALQRQLGLQVRDDVPLIGFIGRLDHQKGVDIIGDAMPWIAGQDVQLVMLGTGRPDLEEMLRRFESEHHDKVRGWVGFSVPLAHRITAGADVILMPSRFEPCGLNQLYAMAYGTVPVVHAVGGLRDTVPPFDPFADTGLGWTFDRAEANQMIDALGHCLNTYRNYKESFRALQARGMAQDLSWDHAAELYEDVLVKAKYQW